From Phragmites australis chromosome 5, lpPhrAust1.1, whole genome shotgun sequence, a single genomic window includes:
- the LOC133918681 gene encoding uncharacterized protein LOC133918681 isoform X1, translating into MASRLRSFTRPAAAAAASFLRSAASRSPAASLPRSLAPVLRASAVGRRMALARSLQPLHSAVSAARLTSRLGAEVARAVSQGTLCSSYPGV; encoded by the exons ATGGCGTCGCGCCTCCGCTCCTTCACCcgtcctgccgccgccgccgccgcgtccttCCTCCGCTCCGCAGCCAGCCGAAGCCCCGCTGCCTCCCTCCCCCGCTCCCTCGCTCCCGTCCTCAG GGCATCGGCCGTGGGGCGGCGGATGGCGCTGGCGCGGTCGCTGCAGCCGCTGCACAGCGCGGTCTCGGCGGCGCGGCTGACGTCGCGACTGGGGGCGGAGGTGGCACGGGCCGTGTCGCAGGGTACGCTCTGCAGCTCCTACCCGGGAGTCTGA
- the LOC133918681 gene encoding uncharacterized protein LOC133918681 isoform X2, with protein MASRLRSFTRPAAAAAASFLRSAASRSPAASLPRSLAPVLRASAVGRRMALARSLQPLHSAVSAARLTSRLGAEVARAVSQETGLSVPR; from the exons ATGGCGTCGCGCCTCCGCTCCTTCACCcgtcctgccgccgccgccgccgcgtccttCCTCCGCTCCGCAGCCAGCCGAAGCCCCGCTGCCTCCCTCCCCCGCTCCCTCGCTCCCGTCCTCAG GGCATCGGCCGTGGGGCGGCGGATGGCGCTGGCGCGGTCGCTGCAGCCGCTGCACAGCGCGGTCTCGGCGGCGCGGCTGACGTCGCGACTGGGGGCGGAGGTGGCACGGGCCGTGTCGCAGG
- the LOC133918682 gene encoding protein phosphatase 1 regulatory inhibitor subunit PPP1R7 homolog → MASGEGGGDPQAAMAGGEAEAEMETEEQEGPVLCLDLTSYQLHDLSEVEIPPTLEELDLTANRLSSVDPRIGHLAGLRKLSFRQNLIDDDAVAPLSSWETIAGLQELVLRDNKLKRIPDASIFKGLLVFDVSFNEISSLTGLSKVSSTLKELYVSKNEAAKMEELEHFHALEMLELGSNRLRVMENLENLTNLQELWLGRNRIRTVNLCGLKLIKKISLQSNRLTSMDGFQGCIALEELYLSHNGIQKMEGLSTLQNLRVLDVSSNKLTAIENSETLTRLEDLWLNDNQIPSLDGIEAALAGSREKLTTMYLERNPCAKTPDYSSTLKKIFPNLEQIDSDIIS, encoded by the exons ATGGCCTCCGGCGAGGGAGGCGGCGATCCGCAGGCTGCGATGGCTGGCGGTGAGGCGGAGGCCGAGATGGAGACGGAGGAGCAGGAGGGGCCGGTTCTGTGCCTCGACCTGACGAGCTACCAGCTGCACGATCTGAGCGAGGTGGAGATCCCGCCCACGCTGGAGGAGCTTGACCTCACCGCCAACCGCCTCTCCTCCGTTGACCCCCGCATCGGCCACCTCGCCGGCCTCCGCAAGCTCTCCTTTCGCCAGAACCTCATCGACGACGACGCCGTCGCACCCCTCTCATCCTGGGAGACAATCGCTGGGTTACAG GAGTTGGTCCTTAGAGATAACAAACTTAAAAGGATTCCTGATGCCAGCATCTTCAAGGGTCTTCTGGTGTTCGATGTATCTTTCAATGAGATATCTTCCTTGACTGGGCTGTCCAAGGTTTCCAGCACATTGAAGGAACTTTATGTTTCAAAAAATGAAGCTGCAAAGATGGAAGAACTTGAACACTTCCATGCATTAGAAATGCTTGAACTTGGTAGCAACAGATTAAGG GTGATGGAAAATCTTGAAAACTTAACAAATCTACAAGAGCTATGGCTAGGAAGAAATCGAATTCGAACTGTCAACTTGTGTGGTTTGaaactaattaaaaaaataagtttgcAAAGCAACAGGCTGACTTCAATGGATGGGTTTCAG GGATGTATTGCATTAGAGGAACTGTACCTCAGCCATAATGGAATTCAAAAGATGGAAGGCCTCTCTACCTTGCAGAACCTCCGTGTTTTGGATGTTTCATCGAACAAGCTAACCGCTATAGAAAATAGTGAAACCTTAACCAG GTTGGAGGACCTGTGGTTGAATGACAACCAAATACCATCACTAGATGGGATAGAGGCTGCTTTGGCTGGTTCACGGGAGAAGCTAACGACCATGTATCTTGAGCGAAATCCTTGT GCAAAAACTCCAGATTACTCATCCacattgaagaaaatatttcCAAATCTTGAGCAAATTGATTCAGATATCATATCATGA